The Diospyros lotus cultivar Yz01 chromosome 15, ASM1463336v1, whole genome shotgun sequence genome has a window encoding:
- the LOC127792637 gene encoding homeobox-leucine zipper protein ATHB-52 has protein sequence MSSLNSPNQKQYHSAKQIMKKRLTQEQVRLLETSFESNKKLEPERKLQLARELGIPPRQIAIWYQNKRARWKTQSLELEYSALQLRLEATLTEKRRLEREVDHLRGELEKAHRLLLALKPQPCPLGSALTEDLSCSWVNGEDDQALQLDELYARFMSADGSNCA, from the coding sequence ATGAGTTCCTTGAACTCTCCGAACCAGAAACAGTACCATTCAGCCAAGCAAATCATGAAGAAGAGGCTAACACAGGAGCAAGTGAGGCTGCTAGAGACGAGCTTCGAGTCCAACAAGAAGCTGGAGCCGGAGCGCAAGCTGCAGCTGGCGCGGGAGCTGGGGATTCCGCCGAGGCAAATCGCCATTTGGTACCAGAACAAGCGAGCCCGGTGGAAGACGCAGAGCCTGGAGCTGGAATACAGCGCCCTCCAGCTCAGGCTGGAAGCCACATTAACCGAGAAGAGGCGGCTGGAGAGAGAAGTCGATCATCTCAGAGGGGAGCTGGAGAAGGCGCATAGGCTGTTGCTCGCCTTGAAGCCGCAGCCATGCCCCCTTGGCTCTGCCTTGACTGAAGATTTGAGCTGTTCCTGGGTGAATGGAGAAGACGATCAGGCCTTGCAGCTTGACGAGCTCTACGCCCGTTTCATGTCTGCAGATGGATCCAACTGTGCCTGA
- the LOC127792638 gene encoding uncharacterized protein At4g28440-like produces MATNEHQSAATSGLRKPVFVKVSDLKPGTSGHTLTVKVLSSNTVLQKGRPAAQHLRQTRIAECLVGDETGAILFTARNDQVDLMKSGTTVILRNAKIDMFKGSMRLAVDKWGRVEVTEPASFAVKEDNNLSLVEYELVNVVDE; encoded by the exons ATGGCAACCAATGAGCACCAGAGCGCCGCGACGTCCGGCCTGAGGAAGCCGGTGTTCGTCAAGGTCAGCGACCTCAAGCCCGGAACAAGCGGCCACACTCTCACCGTCAAGGTCCTGAGTTCCAACACTGTTTTGCAGAAGGGCCGGCCGGCGGCGCAGCACCTCCGCCAGACTCGCATTGCCGAGTGTCTCGTCGGAGACGAGACTGGCGCCATCCTCTTCACCGCTCGCAACGATCAAG TTGATTTGATGAAGTCTGGTACGACAGTCATCCTCCGAAATGCAAAGATTGACATGTTTAAGGGATCCATGAGGCTTGCAGTAGATAAATGGGGTCGTGTTGAGGTCACTGAACCTGCTTCTTTTGCGGTGAAAGAGGACAACAATCTCTCTCTCGTGGAGTATGAACTGGTGAATGTTGTGGATGAGTGA
- the LOC127791441 gene encoding E3 SUMO-protein ligase MMS21 has product MASTSGSRPDGASRRIQSSATTLFSENQSLIAEIRKAITMMKEVAVDLERHNEAQMVKELEDGILELLVASEDCSHLSSAIQSVGNNYQPGEELADFKKLFDNEIAKSKANSSSVPQNHQLLRQFKEAIWNVHHAGQPMPGEEQEDLVMTSTQCNLLNINCPLTGKPVTKLDDPVRSLDCRHIYEKAAIMHHIRSKNAHSQCPIAGCPKVLVADRVLRDPLLLVEIDEMRSLNSHSARPDGIEDFTMLDEDD; this is encoded by the exons ATGGCATCGACCTCCGGTTCTCGCCCCGACGGCGCATCCAGAAGAATCCAATCCTCCGCCACAACGCTCTTCTCCGAAAATCAATCCCTAATTGCT GAAATTCGAAAAGCCATCACCATGATGAAGGAAGTCGCGGTCGATTTGGAGAGGCATAATGAGGCCCAGATG GTAAAGGAGCTTGAAGATGGTATTCTTGAATTGTTGGTAGCTTCTGAAGATTGCTCACATTTATCCTCTGCAATTCAATCTGTTGGAAATAATTACCAGCCCGGGGAAGAG CTAGCAGATTTTAAGAAGTTATTTGATAATGAGATTGCTAAGTCCAAGGCCAATTCATCTTCAGTTCCCCAAAATCATCAACTATTACGCCAGTTTAAGGAAGCAATTTGG AATGTTCATCATGCAGGACAGCCAATGCCCGGTGAAGAGCAGGAGGATCTTGTAATGACCAGTACACAATGCAATCTTCTGAACATCAATTGCCCATTGACTGGAAAGCCTGTTACCAAGCTGGATGATCCAGTTCGAAG CTTGGACTGCAGGCATATATATGAAAAAGCGGCCATTATGCACCACATAAGGTCCAAGAATGCACACTCTCAATGCCCCATAGCTG GCTGCCCGAAAGTACTGGTGGCAGACAGAGTGTTGCGCGACCCCTTGTTACTTGTCGAAATCGATGAAATGCGCTCATTGAACTCGCATTCTGCTAGACCTGATGGGATCGAAGATTTCACAATGCTTGATGAAGATGACTAG